A region of Leishmania panamensis strain MHOM/PA/94/PSC-1 chromosome 33 sequence DNA encodes the following proteins:
- a CDS encoding beta-ketoacyl synthase family protein, putative (TriTrypDB/GeneDB-style sysID: LpmP.33.2840) has translation MVTPLGNTAGETWAAVCRGQSGIRHLREVPHFLPGFIQNDKTLSVQQKAVALKKLVAAFPCKVAAPVQPSVEVESAADKSEKALHAADSFAPTAYEPRALRFCARAVDEALADAALQLSETVQDRCGVNIGMGIPSLADVTDVSAYLAGDAIATDVGHVHYNKVSPMFLPKILGNMAAGNTAIRHKLRGPIGSSVAACATGAHCIGEAASWIREGRADVMVCGAAEACITPVSVAGFSRMRTLCTQYNDTPSSASRPFDISRAGFVMGEGAGIVILEALEHAAARATPRVYAELRGFGVSCDAHHVAVPHPEGLGARRCVEQALADGGGVPAAAVGYVNAHATGTIGDEIELMAIQRALRPSTSQPSPALYVSSAKGGLGHLLGAAGSVEAALAVFALHEQRAPPTANLTTPCLTVEQQKCGVVCIQGSTAQELQSCEAVISTSFGFGGINTALLFTHV, from the coding sequence ATGGTCACGCCTCTCGGCAACACCGCTGGGGAGACATGGGCGGCTGTGTGCCGTGGCCAATCCGGCATTCGACATCTGCGTGAGGTACCGCACTTTTTGCCCGGCTTCATCCAGAACGACAAGACATTGTCGGTGCAgcagaaggcggtggcgctaaAGAAGCTTGTGGCTGCCTTCCCATGCAAGGTGGCCGCTCCTGTTCAGCCGTCAGTCGAGGTCGAATCGGCTGCAGACAAGTcagagaaggcgctgcatgCGGCTGATTCGTTCGCGCCGACAGCCTACGAACCACGCGCGCTTCGCttctgcgcgcgcgcagtGGACGAGGCGCTCGCAGATGCCGCTCTACAGCTCTCCGAGACCGTGCAGGATCGGTGCGGCGTCAACATCGGCATGGGCATCCCCTCGCTTGCCGACGTGACGGATGTGTCGGCCTACCTTGCCGgcgacgccatcgccaccgacGTGGGTCATGTGCACTACAACAAAGTGTCTCCAATGTTTTTGCCTAAAATCCTGGGCAATATGGCAGCCGGCAACACAGCAATTCGCCACAAGCTGCGCGGTCCCATCGGTAGCAGTGTGGCTGCGTGCGCGACAGGGGCGCACTGCATTGGCGAGGCGGCGTCGTGGATACGTGAGGGGCGAGCAGATGTTATGGTTTGCGGCGCAGCCGAGGCTTGCATCACGCCGGTGTCAGTAGCCGGCTTTTCGCGGATGCGGACGCTGTGCACGCAGTACAATGACACCCCATCGTCCGCCTCACGGCCGTTCGACATAAGTCGCGCTGGCTTTGTGATGGGAGAAGGCGCAGGTATTGTGATTCTCGAAGCGCTCGAACACGCCGCAGCGCGGGCGACGCCGCGCGTGTACGCCGAGCTGCGCGGGTTCGGCGTGTCATGCGATGCCCACCACGTAGCAGTGCCGCACCCCGAAGGACTTGGGGCCCGCCGCTGCGTGGAGCAAGCCTTGGCagatggcggcggtgtcccTGCCGCGGCCGTCGGCTACGTGAACGCGCACGCGACAGGCACCATCGGTGATGAGATTGAGCTCATGGCGATCCAGCGCGCACTGCGGCCCTCCACGTCACAGCCCTCTCCTGCGCTGTATGTGAGTAGTGCCAAAGGAGGGCTGGGTCACCTACTCGGTGCTGCGGGAAGCGTCGAGGCGGCGCTTGCGGTCTTTGCGTTGCACGAACAGCGGGCACCGCCGACAGCGAACTTGACGACGCCGTGTCTCACTgtagagcagcagaagtgcGGCGTTGTGTGCATTCAAGGCAGCACCGCGCAGGAACTTCAGAGTTGCGAAGCGGTGATATCAACCAGCTTTGGCTTCGGCGGAATCAACACAGCTTTGCTCTTTACGCACGTGTAG